Proteins from one Dama dama isolate Ldn47 chromosome 12, ASM3311817v1, whole genome shotgun sequence genomic window:
- the LOC133067292 gene encoding olfactory receptor 4L1-like codes for MDLKNGSVVTEFILQGFSAGWELQIVFFVTFSLIYGATVLGNILIMVTVTCSSTLHSPMYFLLGNLSFLDMCLSTVTAPKMIRDLLTEHKTISIWGCMAQMFFMHLFGGAEMTLLIAMAFDRYLAVCKPLHYRKIMNHRLLNGFVILSWTIGFIHTMSQMVLTVNLPFCGPRIIDNIFCDLPLVIKLACVETYTLELFVIADSGLWSLICFLLLLVSYTVILATVQQRSSGGLSKALSTLSAHITVVSLFFGPCILIYAWPFKSFASNKVLAVFYTVITPLLNPVIYTLRNQKMQEAMKKLRFQNVSST; via the coding sequence ATGGATCTGAAAAATGGATCTGTAGTGACTGAGTTTATTTTACAAGGATTTTCTGCAGGATGGGAACTTCAGATTGTCTTCTTCGTGACATTCTCCTTGATCTATGGGGCTACTGTGCTGGGAAACATTCTAATTATGGTCACAGTGACTTGCAGTTCCACCCTTCATTCTCCCATGTACTTCCTCCTCGGAAACCTCTCCTTTTTGGACATGTGTCTCTCCACGGTCACCGCACCCAAGATGATCAGAGACTTGCTCACTGAACACAAGACCATCTCTATATGGGGATGCATGGCTCAGATGTTCTTCATGCACTTGTTTGGAGGTGCTGAGATGACTCTTCTGATAGCCATGGCTTTTGACAGATACTTGGCCGTATGTAAACCCCTGCACTACAGGAAAATCATGAACCACAGGTTACTGAATGGGTTTGTTATACTTTCATGGACAATTGGTTTTATACACACCATGAGTCAGATGGTATTAACGGTAAACCTGCCTTTCTGTGGCCCCCGCATCATAGACAATATATTTTGTGACCTTCCCCTTGTGATTAAGCTTGCGTGTGTGGAAACGTACACCCTGGAATTATTTGTCATTGCTGACAGTGGACTGTGGTCACTTAtctgtttcctcctcctgcttGTCTCCTACACTGTCATCCTGGCCACCGTGCAACAAAGATCATCTGGAGGCCTCTCCAAAGCCCTGTCCACACTGTCTGCCCACATCACTGTGGTCAGTCTGTTCTTTGGGCCGTGTATCCTCATCTATGCCTGGCCTTTCAAGAGTTTTGCCAGCAATAAAGTCCTTGCTGTATTTTACACTGTTATCACACCCTTATTGAATCCTGTTATTTACACCTTGAGAAATCAGAAAATGCAAGAGGCCATGAAAAAATTAAGGTTCCAAAATGTTAGCTCCACATAG